A stretch of the Dioscorea cayenensis subsp. rotundata cultivar TDr96_F1 chromosome 4, TDr96_F1_v2_PseudoChromosome.rev07_lg8_w22 25.fasta, whole genome shotgun sequence genome encodes the following:
- the LOC120259467 gene encoding protein IQ-DOMAIN 1-like translates to MGKAVRWLKGLLGGKKSGGGAAGKESGKEKKRWGFGKSMREREMRAPVGEERRGSYREVVTATAEEESKRAIAVAAATAAVAEAAVAAAQAAAAVVRLTSSGRGVGAVGFGGLKREDWAAIKIQATFRGYLARRALKALKGLVKLQALVRGNIVRKQAAETLRCMQALVRVQARARACRALRAEKAQSKSGGSARSHPGPPTPDKTEPAIRHDRAGNLKRNSSKTVSSDSTGQDKVHASGWNWLDRWMEERYWESREAIAKLDDDKSTKILEIDTGKQQLNTKRRPGNQLHSSCSTLASDQNSRSFTTMPASPSKDSTVAQQSIASPASVDMLSSLSPLRFHAMETGDFGDSPQFYSASSRPGSSRRGAFTPAKSECTRSLFSGYSDYPNYMANTESSKAKLRSHSAPKQRPEYDKSGSIKRLSLHQAFGQQPSLQNSISSQQRQSSLHAKFTNKAYPGSGRLDRLGMPLRT, encoded by the exons ATGGGGAAGGCGGTGAGGTGGTTGAAGGGCCTCCTTGGGGGGAAGAAGTCCGGCGGTGGAGCGGCGGGGAAGGAAAGcggaaaggagaagaagagatggGGGTTTGGGAAGTCGATGAGGGAGAGGGAGATGCGGGCGCCGGTGGGGGAGGAAAGGAGGGGGTCGTATAGGGAGGTCGTAACGGCGACGGCGGAGGAGGAGAGCAAGAGGGCGATCGCGGTGGCTGCGGCGACAGCGGCGGTAGCGGAGGCTGCTGTGGCTGCGGCGCAGGCGGCGGCAGCGGTGGTGAGGCTGACGAGTAGTGGTAGAGGCGTCGGTGCTGTGGGTTTTGGTGGTTTGAAGCGAGAGGACTGGGCCGCCATCAAGATCCAAGCAACGTTCCGAGGTTATCTG GCAAGAAGGGCTCTGAAGGCCCTCAAAGGGTTGGTGAAGCTGCAGGCATTGGTCAGGGGCAACATTGTCCGGAAACAAGCCGCCGAGACTCTCAGATGCATGCAGGCACTTGTTCGAGTGCAGGCTCGTGCTCGTGCTTGCAGAGCTTTGCGCGCAGAGAAGGCACAGTCTAAGAGTGGTGGCAGTGCTCGCTCTCATCCA GGTCCTCCAACACCTGACAAGACTGAACCTGCTATTCGCCATGACAGAGCAGGCAATCTCAAG AGGAATTCTTCCAAAACAGTGAGCTCTGATTCTACTGGACAGGATAAAGTGCATGCCTCTGGTTGGAATTGGCTTGATCGGTGGATGGAAGAGAGGTACTGGGAAAGCCGGGAAGCTATTGCTAAGTTGGATGATGATAAGAGTACTAAAATCCTTGAAATAGACACCGGAAAGCAGCAGCTTAATACCAAGCGTCGGCCCGGGAACCAACTCCATTCCTCATGCTCCACACTCGCCTCCGATCAGAACAGCCGTAGCTTCACTACTATGCCTGCCTCTCCTTCAAAAGACTCCACTGTTGCACAACAATCCATTGCAAGCCCTGCATCGGTTGACATGCTGTCATCACTTAGTCCTCTGAGATTCCATGCCATGGAAACTGGAGACTTTGGTGATAGCCCTCAGTTCTACTCGGCCTCATCCCGCCCGGGGAGCTCAAGAAGGGGTGCATTCACCCCGGCAAAAAGCGAATGCACCCGGAGCCTATTCAGTGGATACTCAGACTACCCGAACTACATGGCCAACACTGAATCATCAAAGGCGAAACTTCGATCTCACAGCGCGCCAAAGCAGAGGCCAGAGTATGATAAATCAGGGTCTATCAAAAGGCTTTCTCTTCATCAAGCATTCGGGCAACAACCGTCTCTTCAGAACTCGATCTCATCTCAACAGAGGCAATCATCCCTGCACGCCAAGTTCACCAACAAAGCTTACCCTGGCTCTGGCCGGTTGGATAGGTTAGGAATGCCTTTGAGAacttaa